The following proteins are co-located in the Pedobacter sp. FW305-3-2-15-E-R2A2 genome:
- a CDS encoding TolC family protein: MMYNIKRIVWLICLLPFYSVAQQKPVLSLDTILNRINQNNLLLQSYGLKAESYKHLGKAATAWMAPMVGVGTFMTPYPGQVMMDDRDKGSVMVQFEQDIPNPVKLNANRKFIESKGNVENATRGVTLNEYKAQAKRLYFTWLVALQKISILQKNEKIMQTMKKIEEIRYPYNQSKLGSVYKASAKIEENRNMIRMQEGDMAKSRAWLNSLMNNPGNMDFAIDSTYQPQYVPAAMIDTGSLAMVRKDIKKMDYSIYSMKLNIEAMKKQSRPDFKLRFDHMSPLTKMMPKAFSIMGMVSIPIAPWSSKMYKSEAKGMAYEVLAMEKEKSAMLQETQGMLYGMQFEIQSMQKRIEAMEDKIIPTLQKTMDVSFLSYRENKMELPEVIGTWEALTMMQTSVLDEKLKLYLMIVDYEKELYR, from the coding sequence ATGATGTACAACATTAAAAGAATCGTATGGCTGATTTGCCTGCTTCCCTTTTATTCGGTGGCGCAGCAAAAACCAGTCCTTTCACTGGATACCATCCTGAACAGGATCAATCAGAATAATTTACTGTTACAGTCTTACGGACTGAAAGCAGAAAGCTATAAACACCTCGGTAAAGCAGCCACCGCATGGATGGCGCCAATGGTTGGGGTAGGGACATTTATGACCCCTTATCCTGGACAGGTGATGATGGACGACCGCGACAAAGGGTCGGTCATGGTTCAGTTTGAGCAGGACATCCCGAATCCGGTGAAGCTAAATGCCAACCGCAAGTTCATCGAGTCTAAAGGCAATGTAGAAAATGCAACGAGGGGAGTCACGCTGAACGAATATAAAGCACAGGCCAAACGACTGTACTTTACCTGGCTTGTTGCCCTTCAAAAGATCTCCATTTTGCAGAAAAATGAGAAGATCATGCAGACGATGAAAAAGATCGAGGAGATCAGGTATCCTTATAACCAGTCGAAATTGGGAAGCGTTTACAAAGCTTCAGCAAAGATTGAAGAAAACAGGAACATGATCCGGATGCAGGAAGGCGATATGGCCAAATCCCGCGCCTGGTTAAACAGCCTGATGAACAATCCCGGAAATATGGACTTTGCCATAGACTCCACTTATCAGCCTCAATATGTACCTGCTGCAATGATTGATACAGGAAGTCTGGCGATGGTAAGAAAGGACATCAAAAAAATGGATTACAGCATTTATTCGATGAAACTGAACATCGAGGCGATGAAGAAACAAAGTCGCCCGGACTTTAAACTCCGCTTCGACCATATGTCGCCATTGACTAAAATGATGCCCAAGGCTTTCAGCATTATGGGGATGGTGAGCATTCCTATTGCGCCATGGTCTTCAAAGATGTATAAATCTGAAGCCAAGGGGATGGCCTATGAGGTGCTGGCGATGGAAAAGGAAAAATCAGCCATGCTGCAGGAAACCCAGGGCATGCTTTATGGGATGCAGTTTGAAATCCAGTCCATGCAAAAGCGGATCGAAGCGATGGAAGACAAGATCATTCCTACGCTTCAGAAAACAATGGATGTAAGTTTCCTCAGCTACCGGGAGAACAAAATGGAGCTGCCGGAGGTGATCGGTACCTGGGAAGCATTGACCATGATGCAGACCAGTGTATTGGACGAGAAACTTAAACTTTATTTAATGATCGTAGATTATGAGAAAGAATTATATCGTTAG
- a CDS encoding efflux RND transporter periplasmic adaptor subunit has product MRKNYIVRRGASAFRGFMILGTAGILLISACKEKKGVHHDPGVVKIDSNLSHLLKPSNEQVVSALPVIKAEYGAKIFTEEVQGVMNYDARNQNNISSKVSGRIERLWVKYNYQPVKKGQLIMEIYSPDLAAAQQELLFIHRSGNDPMMLAQGKQRLILLGMTPSGISNLLKTGKPSYRIPVYSNTSGYILEKTAAATASSPSAPSAAASSGGDGMTEMGGASAAAAASPAAVPVASPVLLREGQYVSAGASLFTIYSSDRLVAEFSLKAAFAAHIKKGKKFIFYKTADKSESQAAEIGLIQPTFKNGENFTIARAYLLNPTIKPGQLLTARIPVLLKASWWLPEAAVLSVGNKQVVFKKEGNVFLPKVVDAGITIGGMVQINEDISTWNISKNAAYLVDSESFIKMTENIQH; this is encoded by the coding sequence ATGAGAAAGAATTATATCGTTAGGCGCGGAGCTTCGGCCTTCCGGGGGTTTATGATATTGGGAACAGCCGGAATCCTATTGATCAGTGCCTGCAAAGAGAAAAAAGGAGTGCATCATGATCCGGGTGTTGTGAAAATCGACAGCAACCTTTCTCATTTACTGAAGCCTTCCAACGAGCAGGTGGTCTCTGCTTTGCCGGTAATTAAGGCAGAATACGGAGCGAAAATCTTTACCGAAGAAGTTCAGGGAGTCATGAATTATGACGCAAGAAACCAGAACAACATCTCCAGTAAGGTGAGCGGAAGGATAGAGCGTTTATGGGTCAAATACAATTACCAGCCCGTTAAAAAGGGGCAGCTGATCATGGAGATTTATTCGCCGGACCTGGCTGCGGCACAACAGGAACTGCTGTTCATCCACCGGAGCGGGAACGATCCGATGATGCTTGCACAGGGAAAACAGCGCCTGATCCTTTTAGGAATGACCCCTTCAGGGATTAGCAATTTATTAAAAACAGGTAAACCAAGTTACCGGATTCCGGTATACAGCAATACCTCAGGATATATCCTGGAGAAAACAGCAGCAGCTACCGCCTCTTCCCCCTCGGCTCCTTCGGCTGCTGCGTCTTCAGGTGGTGATGGGATGACTGAAATGGGAGGGGCTTCTGCTGCGGCAGCAGCCAGTCCTGCGGCGGTACCTGTGGCTTCACCGGTGTTGTTAAGGGAAGGTCAATATGTAAGTGCAGGTGCTTCATTGTTTACCATTTACAGTTCAGATCGACTGGTGGCAGAGTTTTCACTGAAAGCGGCCTTTGCGGCACATATCAAAAAGGGTAAAAAGTTCATCTTTTACAAAACTGCGGATAAATCGGAAAGTCAGGCTGCAGAGATTGGCCTTATTCAGCCGACTTTTAAAAACGGAGAAAATTTTACCATTGCCAGGGCCTACCTGCTAAATCCGACGATTAAGCCAGGGCAACTGCTGACGGCCAGGATTCCGGTATTATTAAAGGCCTCCTGGTGGCTACCGGAGGCTGCAGTGCTTTCGGTGGGAAATAAACAGGTGGTCTTTAAGAAAGAGGGCAATGTGTTCCTTCCTAAAGTAGTGGATGCCGGCATCACCATCGGGGGAATGGTCCAGATCAATGAAGACATCAGTACCTGGAACATCAGTAAAAATGCCGCTTATCTGGTAGACAGTGAGAGCTTTATTAAAATGACAGAAAACATTCAGCATTAA
- a CDS encoding efflux RND transporter permease subunit — protein sequence MIKWIKNRFRKSPDWITEEDRLAVITKSSKQVSRGVFFATVIIITSFLPVFMLTGQEGKLFHPLAFTKTFIMIVDALLVITLAPVLISFFMKGKFRPDHANPVNRGLEKVYEPVIRVVLNWRKTTLAVNIIALLITIPLLKNLGTEFIPPLDEQSILFMPVTLPDVSNAEAKRILQVQDKIIKSVPEVDKVLGKAGRANTATDNSPISMIETIITLKPKKEWREGITKKDIINELDAKLQIPGVVNGWTQPIINRINMLATGIRTDVGIKVFGQNLDTIASVSERVKAALEGTAGVSDLFVEPITGGKYLSIDVKREELARYGLNVDDVNQIVETALGGATIGNTIEGRQRFSISVRLAQEYRNSVERIKRIPVQSKGFGEVPLSAVADVKFEDGPPMISSDNAILRGAVMFNVRDRDLGSTVQDAMEKLNKEKGILPEGYFLEWSGQYENLIRGKQTLMWIAPVVLVIIFFSLYFAFHSIREAFLSLITVPFALIGGAYMIWFWDVNLSVGVAVGFIALFGIAVETGIVMVIYLNDAMQQLIKLKGNSSETITKADLREYVIFGAARRLRPKLMTVCVSLFGLVPVLWATGVGVDVMQPIVLPMIGGVLTSSTHILLVTPLIFLMSKEYELRKYGKLEVHDVQH from the coding sequence ATGATCAAGTGGATAAAAAATAGATTCCGTAAATCTCCGGATTGGATTACGGAAGAAGATCGCCTTGCGGTGATCACCAAATCCAGTAAACAGGTGTCCAGGGGCGTGTTCTTTGCCACGGTTATCATCATCACCTCTTTCCTTCCGGTGTTTATGCTGACAGGGCAGGAGGGGAAATTATTCCACCCACTGGCCTTCACCAAGACTTTCATCATGATTGTCGATGCCTTACTGGTAATTACCCTTGCACCGGTGCTGATTTCCTTTTTTATGAAGGGCAAATTCAGACCGGACCATGCGAATCCCGTAAACAGGGGCCTGGAAAAGGTGTATGAGCCGGTAATCAGGGTGGTTTTAAATTGGAGAAAAACAACTTTGGCAGTGAATATCATTGCCTTATTGATCACCATTCCTTTATTGAAAAACCTGGGAACAGAATTTATTCCTCCTTTGGATGAACAAAGTATTCTTTTTATGCCGGTCACCTTACCTGATGTTTCCAATGCGGAAGCGAAGCGGATCCTGCAGGTTCAGGATAAGATCATTAAATCGGTTCCGGAAGTGGATAAGGTTTTGGGAAAAGCAGGGCGCGCTAATACCGCAACCGATAATTCCCCGATCAGTATGATCGAAACGATCATTACCCTGAAGCCCAAAAAAGAATGGAGGGAAGGGATCACGAAAAAAGACATCATCAATGAGCTGGATGCCAAACTGCAAATCCCGGGAGTGGTGAATGGCTGGACACAACCGATCATCAACAGGATCAATATGTTGGCTACCGGAATCCGGACAGATGTGGGGATTAAAGTCTTTGGACAAAATCTGGATACCATTGCTTCCGTTTCTGAACGTGTAAAGGCAGCATTGGAAGGTACTGCAGGGGTAAGTGACCTTTTTGTAGAACCCATTACAGGAGGTAAATACCTTTCTATCGATGTGAAACGCGAGGAACTGGCCCGTTATGGATTGAATGTAGATGATGTAAACCAGATCGTGGAAACGGCATTGGGTGGGGCTACGATTGGCAATACGATTGAAGGGCGTCAGCGCTTTTCGATCAGTGTCCGCCTGGCTCAGGAATACAGAAATAGTGTAGAAAGAATCAAGCGGATTCCGGTACAATCCAAAGGATTTGGCGAAGTACCACTTTCGGCAGTTGCTGATGTGAAGTTCGAAGATGGTCCGCCAATGATCAGTTCAGACAATGCCATCCTTCGCGGTGCAGTGATGTTTAATGTGAGGGACAGAGATTTGGGAAGTACTGTTCAGGACGCAATGGAGAAGCTGAACAAAGAAAAAGGGATCCTTCCTGAAGGTTATTTCCTGGAGTGGAGCGGACAGTATGAGAACCTGATCAGGGGTAAACAAACCCTGATGTGGATTGCGCCGGTAGTGCTGGTGATCATTTTCTTCTCTTTATATTTTGCTTTTCATTCCATCAGGGAAGCTTTCCTGAGTCTGATCACCGTTCCTTTTGCCTTAATCGGCGGAGCGTATATGATCTGGTTCTGGGATGTTAACCTTTCCGTTGGGGTCGCAGTGGGCTTTATTGCCCTGTTTGGGATCGCCGTCGAGACGGGAATTGTGATGGTCATCTATCTCAATGATGCCATGCAGCAGCTGATCAAATTAAAAGGAAATTCCAGCGAAACGATTACCAAAGCAGATTTAAGAGAATATGTGATTTTCGGTGCGGCAAGAAGGTTAAGGCCAAAGCTGATGACAGTTTGTGTGTCGCTCTTTGGATTGGTGCCGGTATTATGGGCCACAGGAGTCGGGGTAGACGTGATGCAACCCATCGTATTGCCGATGATTGGAGGGGTATTGACTTCTTCTACACACATCCTGTTGGTGACGCCACTGATCTTTCTGATGTCTAAAGAATACGAATTGAGAAAATATGGAAAATTGGAGGTGCATGATGTACAACATTAA